The stretch of DNA GAAAATTATTCAAGAAACTTATCGAGAATCAAGAGACTCTTATAAACTTGATTTACAGATTGGTGAAAATGACCAGATTGAATTGTTTTCTTTTCCCAATCCTCCTGCTAGACCAACTAGTCCTGAAAGTTGTGGTCTTAGGCATTTAGCTTTTCAAGTTGATAACGTAGAAGTTACAGTTAATCAGCTTAGATTGCGTGATGTAGAAGTAGAACCAATCAGAATAGATGAAATTACTGGTAAAAAATTTACTTTTTTCCGCGATCCTGACGATTTACCTTTAGAAATATACGAAAAGTAATCAAGTTTGGCTAAATAGGAAGTCTATACAACTAATCATTAGAAGGAGTAGTTACCTAACTAATGTACTTAACTGGTGCAGCTACCAATTGAACTAACTCAATTTAATTCTGTTTGCTTAGGATCAATTAAAGTATTGCTGACTAAGATTATTTTTATTTTCCAAGCAATCTAG from Stanieria cyanosphaera PCC 7437 encodes:
- the gloA2 gene encoding SMU1112c/YaeR family gloxylase I-like metalloprotein, whose protein sequence is MNLSKIHHIAIICSNYQVSKHFYTEILGLKIIQETYRESRDSYKLDLQIGENDQIELFSFPNPPARPTSPESCGLRHLAFQVDNVEVTVNQLRLRDVEVEPIRIDEITGKKFTFFRDPDDLPLEIYEK